Genomic DNA from Paramisgurnus dabryanus chromosome 11, PD_genome_1.1, whole genome shotgun sequence:
GATTGTACTTTATATTGATTGAGTGCTTGCCAACCTGTGCACATGCGCATTAGCTAAAATGACCTTTGAAAATGTGTTAAGTTTAATTTAAGCTCAAGAAACGGACATTATGGTTCATGTGATGTCAGAtttaattgttggtcagaaatatgttATTTAATTGTGAAGTTTGCACATTGTTTTAGAGATCTGTTTTTTGCCATTCAAGTAGACAGGACTTTAGTCtcgcatgactgaaataactgcatGGAGACGTTGCAAACATGGCCACCTAGGGGTGTGACTTTCCTAAAGGGACTTTGTTGTAAATAAGCAAGTTAATCAAAATTTCATCCCACACTACCCAGAGTTCTGTCGGTTTTCTGCATCATGAAAATCATAGGGCCCTTACTAGTagcttaaaaaacatgttttcctaGAATATAAAAATTGGAATTGCAAAAACACTCCTGGGGCTGTATATAAGTAACTAACTGCATATTATTGCCTCGACTTTTGGGTTGTTGTAAAATACTCTATAGAATCAACACCTAAATACAGAGTACATTTCATTGATTTccctttttttaaatgatactGGAGAATTTAAAAGATGGTAAGAGTTCATTTAAATCATCATCTTTGTCTCTTCCTGTGTAGTCTGGCTGTGAGAATGGAACTTCAAGGAAGTCAAGCATTAGTGAGGTTACAggttagtttatttatataccaGTAACTGTTTCATGATATACGTTTCAGATGTGTTTACTGGTCCTTTCAACCTTGTTTACTATCTTTCGCCTCTCTCTCCCTCATCAGGGGTGGAGTCTTTGGTGTCGCTGGTGCCTTGTCTTAAAGGGCCGGTGCTCGAGCTGACATCATCCACAAGAACACAGCTGGAGGAACTTCAGCTAGAAGGAGACCTGCTGGAGGTCACGCTTGATCAGATGCACACAATTTACCGGATCCTACAGGCAGCATCATATCCACCCCGTGATGCTCTTCATACACTTATACaggtaagagagagagagtctcgAGTTGCCAGATTGAATTGAATTCTTACTAAAAAGCTTCAGCTCAAAACGcagttaaaagttattttttcattttttttatacatgaAATGATTCTTGCCCTAAATTTTTAGCTGTGTTTATAAGTTACTTGACTCTGCATCATGTTTTGCAGATTGAACTGCAGGAGCAGAGAAGCTCAGGTCGTGGCAACAAGTCGAAAGACTCAAAGAGGAAGAGGAAAAGCCAGAAGGTTGATGGTGAACCTAAATCCACAGAGGCTTCTGAAAGCAAGAAAACCAGACCGGTCAAACACACATCGCTAGAGATCGATGCAGAGGTAATCAATCCTGTCTAACAAACCTTGTCAGCTTAGCTCATGAATATATTTATTAGTTTATGTAGCGTGTGCATGCCAGCTTTAGCGAAAGAGACTGCAGTAATCCAGCTGATTCCAGTAGCCATTACATAGCATATATGCTTTTGTGTGTTGCTTTGCCCATGTCTACCACACATGGTTTAAAGTAAAGCTTTGTCAGTGTTATAGTTTTCTGTAATGTTCTTCTGTTCTCTTTCAGATGTTGTGATGTCCTCCTGAAGCTGTGGAGGGGCAGATGGTTGTTGAATGGAGAACCAGAGATGGACAAATGCAAGGCTCGGGCTCCTTCTCCAGATTTAATAAGCTCACATTAACTTTATTTTCAACCCATCAAATTGACTCCCCATTTTCGTATACTAACCACTGTACCCCCTATCCTCAACCCCGCCAACGTTTTTGACACTTCACACCCCATTCCTTAACAGTGTGAAGTGCAGATCTCTGATCTTCAGAGGGATATGAGGGGATTTGTCCCTGCTGTCCTTATGATGTAAGTGTTTCAAACTGTGACTGTTAACACAGCCACGTGCTGCATAATACGATTTGTCCAGGTATAGACAAACAGATATGATGGTCGGGCAGAGGAGGATGTTTGGCAAGAGATGCCATGATATTACCTGTATTCCTTTTGTACTGAGTCTTGCATTTTGTTCAGGGAGGCTCGACGTTGTGAAATAAACTAGTACAATATTTTGGAAAAAGTGTGACGGTGAAGATAAAGGCATTTATGTTCTGGTGCTACTTTCCTAAGACAGGTTACTTGCATAGTCTCTTTCCTCCCTGAGTTTTGCTTTATCTTTGTCATTTTCTTTCTTTGCTTCTGTTGTTTTATGTTAAACTATCTGCTGTATCCTCTTCACAGAACTGTACAAAACCTCACTTTAACTCCATCTTTTGTCGCTGGGATTCTAATAATTATGTTAttattgttatattattattattattattattggtaaTGCTATTGCAGACACGCACTGTCGTGAGTTTGTgtataaacattttcatttcaatGTTGCCTTTCTTTTCACTCTTgttagaaaaataaaagtttagaATTGTTTTAGGAGCTGTCTGTCTTTTGTGTTCTTCCTTTTACTTTTTTCTAGTTCACAAACTATTGTTGAAATAACTAGTGCTTCATTGATACTTGATCCCCTCATGTGTATATTGTCCACTGGACTAGCTTTCCATAAACCAAAGTATAAATTAATGACACAGCATCAGTCATGTAAGCTTTAATGATTTTATATCGATAAAAAGCATTTTACTGCAGTAAACATTTTGATTTGACACTTTTCAGAGTTAtaatttatgtaaaaataatgaataGAGGCAAACATAAAATAGCAGCATGGTAAACATCAGTGTGGagagatttaaaataaactaactttataaactttcccattttaacttttttgaaCAATTTGTTAGTGCATTTAAAATGTCCTTGAAGGGCCAGTGTGTCCATCATGTAGGTTACTACTGGCCATTGCTACTaattcaaatttaaaaaaatatatatggtcCCTTGTCCTGTCACATTCTATATTAATGTCATAAAAATAATGGCACTTAAAAGTATACACACATATCAGTAATGATTTAGAtaaatatatgaagagctcagatgctgCTAAACCCCACCTCCCTTAAATAAAATGATGGGGTTACCTGAATGCTCTTGGCACAAATTATACATTCACAAAGACTTCAAATCTGTTTAATCCTCACCTTGGGCTATTCaaaaatactggtttgttggcagaatcaattgactattgattaaaataaaagctCATTGCAAGAAAACATGGCAGATGTTTTaaatctgagctcttcatatgcaAGCAATAAGATACTAAAGGCTGTCTTTAGCCTCTAGTATCATAtaactttcataaaataaaatcacaaaaatcaaACAAGTCCCTGACTGACTGTGAACAACAACAAAATTTCACATGTTTGCGTTACTAAAGGTGCGGTGGAGTGATACCAAAGATGTTGGATACTTGATGACGGACcatcaaaaataatgcacagcaTATTctggatgtgcattatttttaaataattcatagTATTGGAGTCAATTATTTAAAACAGACAATTCTctagtggttattttaagacatttgagcGTTATAAAAAAAAAGCATATCCATGAAACATTtctaaaccaatcagaataaagcattcaacagccccgttGTGTAAAACAGGATTAAGCACCGCTATGGGGGACAAAGCCATGCTCAGTCAATATGGCCAACTTCCCTAAAGGGACTTTTGGATTGTGATTCTGTCCAACCGTTTTATAAGAACCCAAAATAAAAGCTTGATAGACATGctcctggtttcacagacaaagcTTAAGGCTAGTCGCTGTCTCGATTGAAactaacttgcactgacagatcttaaaatatgccagtgccattgatttgtctcaagatacacaccagtaatgtcTTTATCTAAGGCgtgtttataaaagatgcttaaacatcttaatttcaaggaaaacaccacagtttttcaatattttactatgttcttacctcaacttagacaaattaataaataaataacttttttaaatgcgTGTACTTAATCTGTGTACAGTGCagtgtgaatgtgttagcatttagcctagcctcattcattccttaggtTCCAAAGAGGTATGAAttaagaagccaccaaacacttccatgttttccctatttaaagactcttacatgagAAGTTACACGAGtgagtatggtggcacaaaataaaatgaaaatgagagatatattgtatggcggtacagcacttagtttgcaacaCCTCGACCTCAGCGCatagtaacatcatcactcctgactagggctgtcacttttgagaaaaatctaattcgaatggatttcgaatatcatgcaatgtatccgaatatattcgaatatctaacttatgaataacaaactcATTCAGAACAGTaacaaacaataacgtgacaacttaaacagCACCATGAGTAAGGCCAAGcccaaacggaattcgcgcccgcagatttcggcagaaaactccgcggaattccgcggatttaatgcccgtcattgacaagcacacatattacgcgcttgagcgtgtttgtgagaagaaatctcattgacaacaagcacccatacatagcctatcccgcgggtttgtgagccgtcattgacaagtacattaaccctgcgcgtgctgtttccTTGCccgtttttaatgatagagagagcacacaaaccctttgatacttgagatgaaattaaacttaccgctGAGTAAAGCAGctctcacttgactctgtcgtctatgtgacgcgcgacagtcagcacatgatcatttcaaatccgtttacaagacaaatccgtgttgttgtttaatatatagtttacattgcgttgtaaaaatgatgaaatgatcttcatacatgctaatttcacaatgcgaacgtattaacacaagcattttattctgctataatatttaacaatataataatatgtcattttatatacaaactataattctatcttgacatgcacattaggttcattttggtcctatttgattccctctcttgcgcacagttgccgtcgtcggtctcactctcagcctccttcatattacgaggtgttactgtgaAAAATGCGCTAAAcatgtcattttaaaaaccggatggtttatttaaagttcgaatacggatatttcacgtcatgttcgaatgcatattcgaatatcgaataaaaagtgacagccctactcctgactactcctcttctcgctcaaacttctgtcaatattactgcaatattaaaaaatcaccacattatttttgtgccaccatacttactcgtgtaactactcatgtaacagtctttaaatagggaaaacgtgggagtgtttggtggcttgtaaattcatccctgtttggatcctaagatatgaatggggctaggctaaatgctaacacattcatgacgcactgtacaaagatgaagtacacgcattaaaaaaagaaaggtgTGTATtcattaatctaagttgaggtaagaacatattaaaatattaaaaaactgtggtgttttcctttaactaaGGCACAGTCCTGGCTTTAGTTAAGCCTTGGATGTGAAACCAGGCCATGGTGTAATATAAATTTAATTGGGTTTTACATTGCTGAAATCTGAACTGACATGCTCTAGCAGCAATTGGTCTGATTACATTAATACATatatttgaaatgtttaaaatgattgCCGTCTTATCATTCTGACCAATTAAATGTAAGGGCATCAGTGATGCTTCTTCTTGCATGGAGtgtatgtgttaaaaacaaccaGCTGTTCAGGAAGACGAAACCTGACCCTCAAGAAGTCCATCCAGAAGCTTCTCGCACATGTAGAGACACCGGGGAACGTGGAAGAACCCTATACATTGCAATTCAGATATCATTTATCAAACAGAATGATTAACATGTGAGGTGTGATGCTGATGCCACCACTCACCTTTAAATGGTCCTCCTTTAAAATCCAAAACCACGTCTCCCTGACGACTCAGATATCCAAACCACTCGCCATGTTCTTCATCAGAAAACTTAAAGGAAACATCACAGTTGTGATTCATCATTTACAAATACCATACTTGAATCCTACAAATGTAGCTGTatacataataaacatatatacatgtatatcTTACATGACTGAATGTGTAGTCATAAATCTGCTTAAATTGGTCCAATAGCCTCGGCTCTTTCCTATAACTGTAGGCCATCAGATAAGCGATCAAAGCTTCACAGTGAGGCCACCACAGCTTCATGTTCCATTCTAACTGTACAtacaaaaaatatgctcattatTAAAAAGCACGAGTTTAATACTATGAATACATAAGATTCAACTGAAACATATGTATACTTTTGTTAACCCGGCTCAATTGTATGTTTAGTCTCACCTGAGTAGGACAATGACCATCAACATCCAGGAAGTAGAAAAGACCACCATGCTGTGTGTCCCACCCAGTGTTGAATGGGACATCCATGAATTTCTCCACCGCGATCGTCTGAAGCTGCGCATCTCCTTTTGCATGTGCGTACCGCAACAAGAACCATCCGGCCTCCAAAGCATGACCTAAAATGAGATTGTCAAAAAAACTATGACCTTAGCACAAGCATTAAAGGTCCACTATGTagtttttagcggcatctagtggtaagattgtgaattgcaaccaacggctcagtccacagctcactcctccctttcgaaacgcaataagaagctacggtagctgccacaggacaatcatgtcatcgtctgagacaatgtaGGGACAAAACGTACTCTATTGAGCAGTActgggctactgtagaaacatgacagcaACTTCAATGTAAGGAGACCTGTAATGTATGccgataaaaacggctcattctaaggtaataaaaacaagagttcattatgtaaggtctttatacaccactgataatatagttatgtagattatattgcatttctgtcgagAGATCCTTCTGAAacttacacaatgcacctttaaaacttTTGATGCCTACTGAAATAGTGATTTACCAGGATTCTGTAGCCGCCCTTGACAGCCAGGCAGTTCCTTTCCATCCAATGTGACGTTTTCTAAAATGGCTTTTCCATCTCTCTGTGGTGGTAGAAACAAGTTTATTGTTATCGTCACCTTTTTGTTGGTTTAGTGCAAGTTTAGACAGGATGTTTGCTTACCACATAATGAACTGATAGCGTGTGCTGACCTGTATATGCTGCAGTATCTGCTCCACACACCAGGCGCTCAGTTCTGTTAACTTTTCAACCTCGGTTCTGCCTTCTGTCAGCTGATCCACCAGGCACAAGAGCATCATGGGAACCGCCATACTGTTGACAGGCCGATCACCAGGAAGCTTAGGACGACCAAGACCAGACGAATCGAAACGGACCCAGTTTATCAACTGATCCATCATTCTCTCTGCATCTGCCTATAGAGAACAGCAGCATGACCAAATACTTACTGAGCCATGAAAAAATGTATCATTATaatgaaatgtatacatgttacataaaaataaaaatcgaGAAGATATTTAAAAAGAACTTTAATATAAAAGATATTTACCTGCATCTCTTTGTCGTGTGTTATTCTGGACAGTTCATCCATTGCCATGACATAAAAACACTCGCTGAAAATCGTCCTTTGAACTTTCACTGCTCTGCCGTCTCTGGTCAGACAGAACGCACATTTATCCGGACAACTGGATGTCTCATCTCGAGCAAACTTTTGCAAAAACGCCCCACCTGAAATTAAATACCGGCTGAAATAACAGGATCACtgcaaaatttaaagaaaatatgtaATATGAAAAACCTCTCTTAAAAGGCACACAAGggaagtctgagtattatttctctactagctccccctagtgtctgggagtaaatgcgttctatatctaagactatacgagactgaaggacaccgggtcggatacagcgaacttgcaagtggggtattcttcctacagacggtaggggcgggcgagagagtcttcattcgtcatgtaatgagtcatttaaccatataccgacttacgaagatgatttattaacataaaaatgctgccttgtgtccctttaaggtagACAGACCTAATTTGGCAGCTTCGAGGATCTCAGGTCTGCGATATCTCTCCATTGTACGATATAACCTGCTGTACATCCATACCTGCAGGATACATCACTGGTTTATTTTACCATCAGAAACTTAACATCCTTAAAATGAGTGATCTCATTTGATTTAATAAACTTTGTGTAAGCATCTCACCTGTCTTCCTTGTAACCAGACATATTTCAGATCATCATAGACCTTTCCATCTTTACCAAGGCATGTAAAAAATCCACTAAAGTCAATGAAATAACatgaaacaaatatttattatttacaataaCTCAAAAGTAAAGTTATCAACATGATGTATTCAGTCATTTATTACTCAAAAGTCTTATCGCTTCAGACAAGTGTGGGTtgtccttaaagggatagttcacgcaaaaatgaaaaatctgtcatcatttactcactctcatgttgttacaaacctgtattaatttctttattctggtgaatacaaaggaagatattttaagcaatgtttgtaaacaaatgGATCAGAAGCCCCATCGACTTCCATAATATTCTTTATtgctactatggaagtcaatggggcttctgatcggcttggttacaaacattccttaaaatataatgaaagtgactaaattatgatttttgggtgaactatccctttaaagattcAACATTTTCATTGCTTTTTGCAAAGCTACATGGGTTAATCAGTCAAGTTTATACAAATATTTGAACATCTATTTAacataaacaaattaaaaatatgttaagCTCACCCATATTGTTTGTCATGGGAATGTTTTAGCCAGAAGTCCACAACTTTATCCAACTCAGACTGAATTTTCTGTCGATATTGTTCCAGCACTTCGGCAGTCATTGtacctttaaacaaaacaaataaaatgtttatccGAGCTGTAGATTATTtttacttattacacggctctctggaatgcttgattctgattggtcagttgagacatttgcaggttcgttcttttcgaataataaccgctccaaaataataacgcatagccggtactccttttacgagtaagatcgctccgcgccaataaagatcaataaagattactgtctgtttggcgccatcttgtgacaaacactggacaaccacgacaagacacagagagcttactgagactgaacttgacaaaatagagcatgacagctacgaagccaacacacaaaaaaatacagaatgggcattaaaacttctcaaagactggctaaaagagaaaaaaatggagacagacaagtatgaagcagaggatcttaataaggtattacgatcattttatgcatctgtgcaaagtttcgcggaaggataaaaatgttaatttaaaacaaatatgccaataaaatgtttcaaattcatattcatgtccagttttttttcttatgtgacaagtagccgtgtaataagcgggataatgtagagtcagccggtagttatcgggaaataagccccttcagtgtgatacaagaccctccgcttcgcgtcgggtcctgatcacactgtcggggcttatttcccgataactaccggctgcctctacattatcccttacataatacTCAAGTATCTGTACATtatcagtttatttggaaatgTTTAATTCATTACACTTTAATGCAAAGTAGTGTACTTCTCACTCCACAACTTTTCGTAaatgcttgttgtttttttacctATAATACTTTACGATATTAAAATTGTAGTACTGTCTTATTAATACTCGTAAGTTACATGAACATGAGTAAAAgtaattaaaggaatagtatgtaagaaatttacatcaattaatcataaaatggtcctgatatgtcactagacattaagaaatcattttcatttcaaatacttatatcactgacaacagtggtctggccaggatattgacatttaaaaagtggagttccagccctcaactgatgtttatgttgtcattttgtgtattggccactagttgcgtgattgcagtaccagttttggccacaatcctacatactgttccttaagTACTAGAATTTTATGTATTAAATGAAatttttatgaaatgtagtggagtaaaaattatgaagtcaaagaaaaacgtttttattaaattcaaagTAGTTAACTGTTTCACACCTCTGGTATTAAGGCTtatccatttaacatatttgGGTAGATTTTATATTAGCAAAACATATTAGATatattgcattgtgacatttAACAAAGTATTAAATTCACAAACAGAACATTTCAATAATAGCTAGTTTATGGCAcaaaaaactgtgtgtgtgtgtgtgtgtacctggtaattatcacgttatggggaccaattgtccccacaaagataggaataccagtgtttttgtgaccttgtggggacattttgatgttcccatgaggaaacaagcttataaatcaaacaagatgatgtttattgaaaatctaaggtacaagaaaggtttttgtgatggttggggttagggaatggggcaggtaaggggaatagaatatacagtttgtatggtataaaatgcattacgtctatggaatgtccccacaaaacatggaaaccagaatgtgtgtgtgtgtgtgtgtgtgtgttgtgtgtgtgtgtgtgtgtgagagagagagagagagagagagagagaagaga
This window encodes:
- the renbp gene encoding N-acylglucosamine 2-epimerase gives rise to the protein MTAEVLEQYRQKIQSELDKVVDFWLKHSHDKQYGGFFTCLGKDGKVYDDLKYVWLQGRQVWMYSRLYRTMERYRRPEILEAAKLGGAFLQKFARDETSSCPDKCAFCLTRDGRAVKVQRTIFSECFYVMAMDELSRITHDKEMQADAERMMDQLINWVRFDSSGLGRPKLPGDRPVNSMAVPMMLLCLVDQLTEGRTEVEKLTELSAWCVEQILQHIQRDGKAILENVTLDGKELPGCQGRLQNPGHALEAGWFLLRYAHAKGDAQLQTIAVEKFMDVPFNTGWDTQHGGLFYFLDVDGHCPTQLEWNMKLWWPHCEALIAYLMAYSYRKEPRLLDQFKQIYDYTFSHFSDEEHGEWFGYLSRQGDVVLDFKGGPFKGFFHVPRCLYMCEKLLDGLLEGQVSSS